From Coffea arabica cultivar ET-39 chromosome 2e, Coffea Arabica ET-39 HiFi, whole genome shotgun sequence, the proteins below share one genomic window:
- the LOC113732150 gene encoding glycerophosphocholine acyltransferase 1-like isoform X6: MANQMKRLRDRSEEELFVAQKVAKTKEMLSKQAGQSKQILSKHADKIAKRAEEHERFINKVTYLLSVLGFGTFCFLLGARPQGVPYAYCLLSVIFVPLRWIYYRYKKWHYYLLDFCYYANTLFLVMLLCFPRNEKFFMICFSFAEGPLAWALIVWRCSLAFNSFDKIIALC, encoded by the exons ATGGCGAATCAAATGAAAAGGCTCAGAGATCGATCAGAGGAG GAATTGTTTGTTGCGCAGAAAGTGGCTAAAACGAAAGAGATGTTGTCGAAGCAAGCAGGTCAAAGCAAACAGATCTTGTCTAAACATGCAGACAAGATTGCCAAACGGGCTGAAGAGCACGAAAGATTCATCAACAAG GTGACTTATTTGTTGAGTGTTCTTGGGTTTGGAACATTCTGCTTTCTGTTGGGTGCCA GGCCTCAAGGTGTCCCTTATGCATATTGTTTGCTCTCTGTCATATTTGTTCCTCTACGGTGGATTTATTATCGATACAAGAAATGGCATTATTATCTCTTG GACTTCTGCTACTACGCCAACACACTATTCTTGGTCATGCTTCTTTGTTTTCCTAGAAATGAGAAGTTTTTCAtgatttgcttttcttttgCAGAG GGTCCACTGGCTTGGGCACTGATTGTGTGGAGATGCAGCTTAGCCTTTAATTCTTTCGACAAAATT ATTGCCCTATGCTAG
- the LOC113732150 gene encoding glycerophosphocholine acyltransferase 1-like isoform X3: MANQMKRLRDRSEEKVAKTKEMLSKQAGQSKQILSKHADKIAKRAEEHERFINKVTYLLSVLGFGTFCFLLGARPQGVPYAYCLLSVIFVPLRWIYYRYKKWHYYLLDFCYYANTLFLVMLLCFPRNEKFFMICFSFAEGPLAWALIVWRCSLAFNSFDKIVSVFIHLLSGKLDILLYKIRQRNLRTF, translated from the exons ATGGCGAATCAAATGAAAAGGCTCAGAGATCGATCAGAGGAG AAAGTGGCTAAAACGAAAGAGATGTTGTCGAAGCAAGCAGGTCAAAGCAAACAGATCTTGTCTAAACATGCAGACAAGATTGCCAAACGGGCTGAAGAGCACGAAAGATTCATCAACAAG GTGACTTATTTGTTGAGTGTTCTTGGGTTTGGAACATTCTGCTTTCTGTTGGGTGCCA GGCCTCAAGGTGTCCCTTATGCATATTGTTTGCTCTCTGTCATATTTGTTCCTCTACGGTGGATTTATTATCGATACAAGAAATGGCATTATTATCTCTTG GACTTCTGCTACTACGCCAACACACTATTCTTGGTCATGCTTCTTTGTTTTCCTAGAAATGAGAAGTTTTTCAtgatttgcttttcttttgCAGAG GGTCCACTGGCTTGGGCACTGATTGTGTGGAGATGCAGCTTAGCCTTTAATTCTTTCGACAAAATTGTAAGCGTCTTCATACATCTTTTGTCCGGTAAGTTGGACATCCTTCTCTACAAAATAAGACAAAGGAACTTAAGAACCTTTTGA
- the LOC113732150 gene encoding glycerophosphocholine acyltransferase 1-like isoform X2, whose product MANQMKRLRDRSEEELFVAQKVAKTKEMLSKQAGQSKQILSKHADKIAKRAEEHERFINKVTYLLSVLGFGTFCFLLGARPQGVPYAYCLLSVIFVPLRWIYYRYKKWHYYLLDFCYYANTLFLVMLLCFPRNEKFFMICFSFAEGPLAWALIVWRCSLAFNSFDKIVSVFIHLLSDCPMLGNCAIDA is encoded by the exons ATGGCGAATCAAATGAAAAGGCTCAGAGATCGATCAGAGGAG GAATTGTTTGTTGCGCAGAAAGTGGCTAAAACGAAAGAGATGTTGTCGAAGCAAGCAGGTCAAAGCAAACAGATCTTGTCTAAACATGCAGACAAGATTGCCAAACGGGCTGAAGAGCACGAAAGATTCATCAACAAG GTGACTTATTTGTTGAGTGTTCTTGGGTTTGGAACATTCTGCTTTCTGTTGGGTGCCA GGCCTCAAGGTGTCCCTTATGCATATTGTTTGCTCTCTGTCATATTTGTTCCTCTACGGTGGATTTATTATCGATACAAGAAATGGCATTATTATCTCTTG GACTTCTGCTACTACGCCAACACACTATTCTTGGTCATGCTTCTTTGTTTTCCTAGAAATGAGAAGTTTTTCAtgatttgcttttcttttgCAGAG GGTCCACTGGCTTGGGCACTGATTGTGTGGAGATGCAGCTTAGCCTTTAATTCTTTCGACAAAATTGTAAGCGTCTTCATACATCTTTTGTCCG ATTGCCCTATGCTAGGAAATTGTGCAATAGACGCGTGA
- the LOC113732150 gene encoding glycerophosphocholine acyltransferase 1-like isoform X1 has protein sequence MANQMKRLRDRSEEELFVAQKVAKTKEMLSKQAGQSKQILSKHADKIAKRAEEHERFINKVTYLLSVLGFGTFCFLLGARPQGVPYAYCLLSVIFVPLRWIYYRYKKWHYYLLDFCYYANTLFLVMLLCFPRNEKFFMICFSFAEGPLAWALIVWRCSLAFNSFDKIVSVFIHLLSGKLDILLYKIRQRNLRTF, from the exons ATGGCGAATCAAATGAAAAGGCTCAGAGATCGATCAGAGGAG GAATTGTTTGTTGCGCAGAAAGTGGCTAAAACGAAAGAGATGTTGTCGAAGCAAGCAGGTCAAAGCAAACAGATCTTGTCTAAACATGCAGACAAGATTGCCAAACGGGCTGAAGAGCACGAAAGATTCATCAACAAG GTGACTTATTTGTTGAGTGTTCTTGGGTTTGGAACATTCTGCTTTCTGTTGGGTGCCA GGCCTCAAGGTGTCCCTTATGCATATTGTTTGCTCTCTGTCATATTTGTTCCTCTACGGTGGATTTATTATCGATACAAGAAATGGCATTATTATCTCTTG GACTTCTGCTACTACGCCAACACACTATTCTTGGTCATGCTTCTTTGTTTTCCTAGAAATGAGAAGTTTTTCAtgatttgcttttcttttgCAGAG GGTCCACTGGCTTGGGCACTGATTGTGTGGAGATGCAGCTTAGCCTTTAATTCTTTCGACAAAATTGTAAGCGTCTTCATACATCTTTTGTCCGGTAAGTTGGACATCCTTCTCTACAAAATAAGACAAAGGAACTTAAGAACCTTTTGA
- the LOC113732150 gene encoding glycerophosphocholine acyltransferase 1-like isoform X5: MANQMKRLRDRSEEELFVAQKVAKTKEMLSKQAGQSKQILSKHADKIAKRAEEHERFINKVTYLLSVLGFGTFCFLLGARPQGVPYAYCLLSVIFVPLRWIYYRYKKWHYYLLDFCYYANTLFLVMLLCFPRNEKFFMICFSFAEGPLAWALIVWRCSLAFNSFDKIEIVQ; this comes from the exons ATGGCGAATCAAATGAAAAGGCTCAGAGATCGATCAGAGGAG GAATTGTTTGTTGCGCAGAAAGTGGCTAAAACGAAAGAGATGTTGTCGAAGCAAGCAGGTCAAAGCAAACAGATCTTGTCTAAACATGCAGACAAGATTGCCAAACGGGCTGAAGAGCACGAAAGATTCATCAACAAG GTGACTTATTTGTTGAGTGTTCTTGGGTTTGGAACATTCTGCTTTCTGTTGGGTGCCA GGCCTCAAGGTGTCCCTTATGCATATTGTTTGCTCTCTGTCATATTTGTTCCTCTACGGTGGATTTATTATCGATACAAGAAATGGCATTATTATCTCTTG GACTTCTGCTACTACGCCAACACACTATTCTTGGTCATGCTTCTTTGTTTTCCTAGAAATGAGAAGTTTTTCAtgatttgcttttcttttgCAGAG GGTCCACTGGCTTGGGCACTGATTGTGTGGAGATGCAGCTTAGCCTTTAATTCTTTCGACAAAATT GAAATTGTGCAATAG
- the LOC113732150 gene encoding glycerophosphocholine acyltransferase 1-like isoform X4 codes for MANQMKRLRDRSEEELFVAQKVAKTKEMLSKQAGQSKQILSKHADKIAKRAEEHERFINKVTYLLSVLGFGTFCFLLGARPQGVPYAYCLLSVIFVPLRWIYYRYKKWHYYLLDFCYYANTLFLVMLLCFPRNEKFFMICFSFAEGPLAWALIVWRCSLAFNSFDKIVSVFIHLLSGNCAIDA; via the exons ATGGCGAATCAAATGAAAAGGCTCAGAGATCGATCAGAGGAG GAATTGTTTGTTGCGCAGAAAGTGGCTAAAACGAAAGAGATGTTGTCGAAGCAAGCAGGTCAAAGCAAACAGATCTTGTCTAAACATGCAGACAAGATTGCCAAACGGGCTGAAGAGCACGAAAGATTCATCAACAAG GTGACTTATTTGTTGAGTGTTCTTGGGTTTGGAACATTCTGCTTTCTGTTGGGTGCCA GGCCTCAAGGTGTCCCTTATGCATATTGTTTGCTCTCTGTCATATTTGTTCCTCTACGGTGGATTTATTATCGATACAAGAAATGGCATTATTATCTCTTG GACTTCTGCTACTACGCCAACACACTATTCTTGGTCATGCTTCTTTGTTTTCCTAGAAATGAGAAGTTTTTCAtgatttgcttttcttttgCAGAG GGTCCACTGGCTTGGGCACTGATTGTGTGGAGATGCAGCTTAGCCTTTAATTCTTTCGACAAAATTGTAAGCGTCTTCATACATCTTTTGTCCG GAAATTGTGCAATAGACGCGTGA